In a single window of the Gemmatimonadota bacterium genome:
- a CDS encoding elongation factor Tu yields EVNLMQPIAMDRELRFAIREGGRTVGAGVVTEVIE; encoded by the coding sequence TGGAAGTCAATCTCATGCAGCCCATCGCCATGGACCGGGAACTGCGCTTCGCCATCCGCGAAGGCGGCAGAACCGTCGGCGCGGGCGTCGTCACCGAAGTCATCGAGTAG